The following coding sequences are from one Microtus pennsylvanicus isolate mMicPen1 chromosome 1, mMicPen1.hap1, whole genome shotgun sequence window:
- the Vwa5b2 gene encoding von Willebrand factor A domain-containing protein 5B2 isoform X5, with product MPGLYCPSSWTPLPLTDSCVRAYAKGPCLSLRARLTYHNPQPQPVDGVFVYPLAEAEVVSGFEAEAAGRRVSFQLQSRRRLQAPCCRALGPGPGTSLPRRCSQGHLVLDLAQARSTLVLPTGLVAAAGTMTVTLCSSRELPSRPDGVMHVALPTVFTPLAQPGLPGSPRSPGLCDDRLGLCPTSCFGVSSPEEEGQAWEQPTAPPDVFSGPAHCPAPYTFSFEMLVTGPCLLAGLESPSHALRADALPHASSAATICVTLAEGHPCDRALEILLHPSEPHQPHLMLEAGSLSSAEYEARVRARHDFQRLQRRDSDGERQVWFLQRRFHKDILLNPVLVLRFCPDLSSKPGHLSAATRELLFLLDGSSAVHKDAIVLAVKSLPAQTLVNLATFGTSVQPLFPESRPCSDDTVQLICESIETLQAVGGPPDVLAVLDWALGQPQHRAHPRQLFLITAASPMAATTHQALELMRWHRGAARCFSFALAPACHQLLHGLSVLSRGQAYFLRPGERLQPKLVQALRKALEPALSDISVDWFVPDAVEALLTPREIPTLYPGDQLLGYCSLFRVDGFRSRAPGGQEPGWQSLGGSVFPSPEEAFSVTSPGTEPTHTAEPPGTGTVSAELSLSSPWAAGDSEQTGVEALTDPVTDPGPNPSSDTAIWRRIFQSSYIREQYVLTHCSASPEPGPGSTCSSESPGSQGPGSPNGSLPLDPPSQQGCRSLTWVEPAGSRSCPLPVAPPSPFKVGALSAEVLGRRHRAALAGRSLSSPSGRANPVPGRPRHPSLDAIPDGSGPEQGQQLGQGLDDSGNLLSPAPLDWDMLMEPPFLFKAVPPNGEPTAPAEPLPPQAPRCHVVIRALCGEQPMCWEVGAGLEELWGPGDGSHPTSLPGREAAWDQALHRLTAASVVRDNEQLALRGRAETTAEQGRVRRSWLRAVQTSKASSAPSHFTCPVAIDASTREVLPGALQVWSSDPAELSGPSASQDHLAAAPLPTAVHSKGAWDLDLNDNSKSALGEPRSPTGGHHGLPRQPSATSRLSLGRHRRLCSSNKGQTSDSNSDGSNHDYLPLVRLQEAPGSFRLDEPFCAAVCIPQERLCRASPFAAHRASLSPTSASSPWALLGPGIGQGDSATASCSQSPSSGSEGPGQVDSGRGSDTEVSEGMERQGSSDLRGRTWATAVALAWLEHRCAAAFGEWELTASKADCWLRAQHLPDGLDLTALKAAARGLFLLLRHWDQNLQLHLLCYSPSNV from the exons ATGCCCGGCCTGTACTGCCCCTCCAGCTGGACGCCGCTGCCGCTCACTGACTCGTGTGTCCGGGCCTACGccaagggaccctgtctcagccTGCGGGCTCGGCTCACCTACCACAACCCGCAGCCCCAACCGGTGGATG GCGTGTTCGTGTACCCGCTGGCCGAGGCGGAGGTGGTATCTGGCttcgaggcagaggcagccggacGGCGTGTCTCCTTCCAGCTGCAGAGCCGGCGCCGCTTGCAAGCCCCCTGCTGCCGTGCTCTGGGCCCCGGACCGGGGACCTCTCTGCCCCGCCGCTGCTCACAGG GTCATCTTGTCTTGGATCTGGCCCAAGCCCGGTCCACGCTGGTGCTGCCCACTGGCCTCGTTGCTGCGGCTGGTACCATGACAGTGACCCTGTGCAGCAGCCGGGAGTTGCCCTCCAGGCCTGATGGGGTGATGCATGTGGCCCTGCCCACCGTGTTCACCCCGCTGGCCCAGCCAGGCCTGCCAGGGTCCCCCAGGTCTCCGGGGCTCTGTGACGACAGGTTGGGCCTATG CCCCACTAGCTGCTTTGGGGTAAGCAGCCCTGAGGAGGAAGGGCAGGCCTGGGAGCAACCAACTGCCCCTCCGGACGTGTTCTCAGGCCCTGCCCACTGTCCTGCTCCATACACCTTTTCCTTCGAGATGCTGGTGACTGGGCCATGTCTACTGGCAG GACTAGAGAGTCCCTCTCACGCCCTGCGTGCAGATGCCCTCCCTCATGCCAGCTCTGCAGCCACCATCTGTGTCACACTGGCAGAGGGCCATCCGTGTGATCGGGCCTTGGAGATCCTCTTGCACCCCAGTG AGCCCCATCAGCCACACTTGATGCTGGAGGCTGGCAGCTTGAGCTCAGCAGAATACGAGGCCCGAGTGAGGGCCCGCCATGACTTCCAGCGGCTGCAGCGAAGAGACAGTGATGGGGAACGGCAG GTGTGGTTCCTGCAGCGCCGTTTCCATAAGGACATCTTGCTGAACCCCGTGCTGGTGCTGCGCTTCTGCCCAGACCTGAGCTCCAAGCCTGGACACTTGAGTGCAGCTACGCGGGAGCTCCTCTTCCTGTTAGATGGCAGCAGCGCAGTACACAAG GATGCCATCGTTTTGGCTGTAAAATCCCTCCCAGCTCAGACACTTGTCAACCTAGCCACATTTGGGACATCGGTACAGCCCCTCTTCCCAGAGAGCCGGCCTTGCAGTGAT GACACCGTGCAGCTCATCTGTGAGAGCATCGAGACTCTTCAGGCCGTCGGCGGTCCCCCTGATGTGCTGGCTGTGTTGGATTGGGCCTTAGGGCAACCCCAGCACAGGGCCCATCCTCGACAGCTCTTCCTGATCACTGCCGCCTCACCAATGGCTGCCACGACACACCAAGCCCTGGAGTTGATGAGGTGGCACAGAGGTGCAGCCAG GTGCTTCTCctttgccttggcacctgcctgCCACCAGCTGCTCCACGGCTTGTCTGTCCTCAGCAGGGGGCAGGCCTACTTCCTGAGGCCTGGGGAGAGACTGCAGCCTAAG CTGGTGCAGGCTCTGCGGAAGGCGCTGGAACCTGCTTTGAGTGACATCTCCGTGGACTGGTTTGTACCTGATGCTGTGGAGGCACTGCTGACCCCCCGGGAGATCCCAACACTGTACCCTGGGGACCAGCTGCTCGGCTACTGCTCACTTTTCAGGGTGGATGGCTTCCGGTCCCGTGCTCCAGGG GGCCAAGAGCCTGGTTGGCAGAGCTTGGGCGGTTCAGTGTTCCCATCTCCAGAGGAGGCATTCTCTGTCACCAGCCCTGGCACCGAGCCTACACACACCGCAGAGCCACCGGGAACAGGCACGGTGTCAGCAGAGCTGTCGCTGTCGAGCCCATGGGCTGCAGGAGACTCGGAGCAGA CAGGCGTGGAAGCTCTGACAGACCCTGTCACGGACCCTGGACCCAACCCCTCATCTGACACAGCTATATGGCGTCGCATCTTCCAGTCCTCATACATCCGGGAGCAGTATGTGCTTACCCACTGCTCTGCCAGCCCTGAGCCAGGCCCGGGCTCCACCTGCAGCAGCGAGTCCCCAGGCTCCCAGGGACCCGGCTCTCCCAATGGTAGCCTTCCCCTGGATCCCCCTTCTCAGCAGGGCTGCCGAAGCCTGACCTGGGTAGAACCTGCAGGCTCCCGTTCTTGCCCCCTGCCTGTAGCCCCACCATCTCCATTCAAG GTGGGAGCCTTGAGTGCTGAGGTGCTGGGCCGTCGGCACAGAGCAGCTCTGGCTGGGCGAAGTCTCTCATCTCCCTCCGGCCGGGCAAACCCAGTTCCTGGTAGACCCCGGCACCCCTCTCTAGATGCAATACCAGATGGATCAGGCCCTGAGCAGGGACAACAGCTGGGTCAGGGCCTAGATGATTCAG GAAACctgctctccccagcccccttGGACTGGGATATGTTGATGGAACCACCTTTCTTATTCAAGGCTGTGCCACCCAATGGGGAACCAACCGCTCCAGCAGAGCCTCTGCCCCCGCAGGCTCCACGTTGTCATGTGGTGATCCGGGCCTTGTGTGGGGAACAGCCAATGTGCTGGGAGGTGGGCGCAGGGCTGGAGGAGCTCTGGGGTCCTGGGGATGGCTCACACCCTACATCACTCCCCGGAAGAGAAGCTGCGTGGGATCAGGCACTCCATAGGCTTACTGCAGCCTCTGTGGTCCGCGACAACGAACAGCTGGCTCTCCGTGGAAGAGCTGAAACCACAGCTGAGCAAG GCCGAGTCAGAAGGTCCTGGCTCCGAGCCGTTCAGACAAGCAAGGCCAGCTCTGCCCCATCCCACTTTACCTGCCCTGTTGCTATAGATGCTTCCACTAGGGAAGTCTTGCCTGGAGCCCTGCAGGTGTGGAGTTCAG ATCCAGCTGAGCTCTCAGGCCCGTCTGCCTCCCAAGACCATCTGGCTGCAGCTCCTCTGCCTACAGCAGTCCACTCTAAAG GTGCCTGGGACCTGGACTTAAATGACAACTCCAAATCAGCACTGGGGGAGCCCAGATCCCCCACTGGAGGTCATCATGGCTTGCCCCGCCAGCCTTCGGCCACTTCCAGGCTCAGCCTAGGTCGTCATCGCAGACTCTGCAGCTCCAATAAGGGCCAGACTAGTGACAGCAACAGTGATGGCAGCAACCATGACTACCTGCCTTTG GTGAGACTGCAAGAGGCCCCAGGCTCCTTCCGCCTGGATGAACCCTTCTGTGCTGCTGTCTGCATTCCTCAGGAGCGCCTGTGCCGGGCCTCGCCCTTTGCTGCGCACCGTGCCAGTCTCAGCCCCACCTCAGCCTCATCTCCTTGGGCACTTCTGGGCCCTGGTATTGGCCAGGGTGACAGCGCCACAGCCTCCTGCAGCCAGTCCCCCAGCTCAGGCTCTGAGGGTCCAGGCCAAGTAGACAGTGGACGCGGCTCAGATACTGAGGTCTCAGAAGGAATGGAAAGGCAGGGCAGCTCTGATCTGCGGGGGCGCACCTGGGCCACAGCAGTGGCCCTGGCATGGCTGGAGCACCGCTGCGCAGCTGCCTTTGGCGAGTGGGAACTGACAGCTTCCAAAGCCGACTGCTGGCTGAGGGCCCAACACCTGCCTGATGGCCTTGATCTGACTGCCCTCAAAGCTGCCGCCCGGGGGCTCTTCTTGTTACTGCGACACTGGGACCAGAATCTGCAGCTACACTTGCTGTGTTACAGCCCTTCGAATGTGTAA
- the Vwa5b2 gene encoding von Willebrand factor A domain-containing protein 5B2 isoform X1, which produces MPGLYCPSSWTPLPLTDSCVRAYAKGPCLSLRARLTYHNPQPQPVDGVFVYPLAEAEVVSGFEAEAAGRRVSFQLQSRRRLQAPCCRALGPGPGTSLPRRCSQGHLVLDLAQARSTLVLPTGLVAAAGTMTVTLCSSRELPSRPDGVMHVALPTVFTPLAQPGLPGSPRSPGLCDDRLGLCPTSCFGVSSPEEEGQAWEQPTAPPDVFSGPAHCPAPYTFSFEMLVTGPCLLAGLESPSHALRADALPHASSAATICVTLAEGHPCDRALEILLHPSEPHQPHLMLEAGSLSSAEYEARVRARHDFQRLQRRDSDGERQVWFLQRRFHKDILLNPVLVLRFCPDLSSKPGHLSAATRELLFLLDGSSAVHKDAIVLAVKSLPAQTLVNLATFGTSVQPLFPESRPCSDDTVQLICESIETLQAVGGPPDVLAVLDWALGQPQHRAHPRQLFLITAASPMAATTHQALELMRWHRGAARCFSFALAPACHQLLHGLSVLSRGQAYFLRPGERLQPKLVQALRKALEPALSDISVDWFVPDAVEALLTPREIPTLYPGDQLLGYCSLFRVDGFRSRAPGGQEPGWQSLGGSVFPSPEEAFSVTSPGTEPTHTAEPPGTGTVSAELSLSSPWAAGDSEQTGVEALTDPVTDPGPNPSSDTAIWRRIFQSSYIREQYVLTHCSASPEPGPGSTCSSESPGSQGPGSPNGSLPLDPPSQQGCRSLTWVEPAGSRSCPLPVAPPSPFKVGALSAEVLGRRHRAALAGRSLSSPSGRANPVPGRPRHPSLDAIPDGSGPEQGQQLGQGLDDSGNLLSPAPLDWDMLMEPPFLFKAVPPNGEPTAPAEPLPPQAPRCHVVIRALCGEQPMCWEVGAGLEELWGPGDGSHPTSLPGREAAWDQALHRLTAASVVRDNEQLALRGRAETTAEQGRVRRSWLRAVQTSKASSAPSHFTCPVAIDASTREVLPGALQVWSSDPAELSGPSASQDHLAAAPLPTAVHSKGHQGGSSVGAWDLDLNDNSKSALGEPRSPTGGHHGLPRQPSATSRLSLGRHRRLCSSNKGQTSDSNSDGSNHDYLPLVRLQEAPGSFRLDEPFCAAVCIPQERLCRASPFAAHRASLSPTSASSPWALLGPGIGQGDSATASCSQSPSSGSEGPGQVDSGRGSDTEVSEGMERQGSSDLRGRTWATAVALAWLEHRCAAAFGEWELTASKADCWLRAQHLPDGLDLTALKAAARGLFLLLRHWDQNLQLHLLCYSPSNV; this is translated from the exons ATGCCCGGCCTGTACTGCCCCTCCAGCTGGACGCCGCTGCCGCTCACTGACTCGTGTGTCCGGGCCTACGccaagggaccctgtctcagccTGCGGGCTCGGCTCACCTACCACAACCCGCAGCCCCAACCGGTGGATG GCGTGTTCGTGTACCCGCTGGCCGAGGCGGAGGTGGTATCTGGCttcgaggcagaggcagccggacGGCGTGTCTCCTTCCAGCTGCAGAGCCGGCGCCGCTTGCAAGCCCCCTGCTGCCGTGCTCTGGGCCCCGGACCGGGGACCTCTCTGCCCCGCCGCTGCTCACAGG GTCATCTTGTCTTGGATCTGGCCCAAGCCCGGTCCACGCTGGTGCTGCCCACTGGCCTCGTTGCTGCGGCTGGTACCATGACAGTGACCCTGTGCAGCAGCCGGGAGTTGCCCTCCAGGCCTGATGGGGTGATGCATGTGGCCCTGCCCACCGTGTTCACCCCGCTGGCCCAGCCAGGCCTGCCAGGGTCCCCCAGGTCTCCGGGGCTCTGTGACGACAGGTTGGGCCTATG CCCCACTAGCTGCTTTGGGGTAAGCAGCCCTGAGGAGGAAGGGCAGGCCTGGGAGCAACCAACTGCCCCTCCGGACGTGTTCTCAGGCCCTGCCCACTGTCCTGCTCCATACACCTTTTCCTTCGAGATGCTGGTGACTGGGCCATGTCTACTGGCAG GACTAGAGAGTCCCTCTCACGCCCTGCGTGCAGATGCCCTCCCTCATGCCAGCTCTGCAGCCACCATCTGTGTCACACTGGCAGAGGGCCATCCGTGTGATCGGGCCTTGGAGATCCTCTTGCACCCCAGTG AGCCCCATCAGCCACACTTGATGCTGGAGGCTGGCAGCTTGAGCTCAGCAGAATACGAGGCCCGAGTGAGGGCCCGCCATGACTTCCAGCGGCTGCAGCGAAGAGACAGTGATGGGGAACGGCAG GTGTGGTTCCTGCAGCGCCGTTTCCATAAGGACATCTTGCTGAACCCCGTGCTGGTGCTGCGCTTCTGCCCAGACCTGAGCTCCAAGCCTGGACACTTGAGTGCAGCTACGCGGGAGCTCCTCTTCCTGTTAGATGGCAGCAGCGCAGTACACAAG GATGCCATCGTTTTGGCTGTAAAATCCCTCCCAGCTCAGACACTTGTCAACCTAGCCACATTTGGGACATCGGTACAGCCCCTCTTCCCAGAGAGCCGGCCTTGCAGTGAT GACACCGTGCAGCTCATCTGTGAGAGCATCGAGACTCTTCAGGCCGTCGGCGGTCCCCCTGATGTGCTGGCTGTGTTGGATTGGGCCTTAGGGCAACCCCAGCACAGGGCCCATCCTCGACAGCTCTTCCTGATCACTGCCGCCTCACCAATGGCTGCCACGACACACCAAGCCCTGGAGTTGATGAGGTGGCACAGAGGTGCAGCCAG GTGCTTCTCctttgccttggcacctgcctgCCACCAGCTGCTCCACGGCTTGTCTGTCCTCAGCAGGGGGCAGGCCTACTTCCTGAGGCCTGGGGAGAGACTGCAGCCTAAG CTGGTGCAGGCTCTGCGGAAGGCGCTGGAACCTGCTTTGAGTGACATCTCCGTGGACTGGTTTGTACCTGATGCTGTGGAGGCACTGCTGACCCCCCGGGAGATCCCAACACTGTACCCTGGGGACCAGCTGCTCGGCTACTGCTCACTTTTCAGGGTGGATGGCTTCCGGTCCCGTGCTCCAGGG GGCCAAGAGCCTGGTTGGCAGAGCTTGGGCGGTTCAGTGTTCCCATCTCCAGAGGAGGCATTCTCTGTCACCAGCCCTGGCACCGAGCCTACACACACCGCAGAGCCACCGGGAACAGGCACGGTGTCAGCAGAGCTGTCGCTGTCGAGCCCATGGGCTGCAGGAGACTCGGAGCAGA CAGGCGTGGAAGCTCTGACAGACCCTGTCACGGACCCTGGACCCAACCCCTCATCTGACACAGCTATATGGCGTCGCATCTTCCAGTCCTCATACATCCGGGAGCAGTATGTGCTTACCCACTGCTCTGCCAGCCCTGAGCCAGGCCCGGGCTCCACCTGCAGCAGCGAGTCCCCAGGCTCCCAGGGACCCGGCTCTCCCAATGGTAGCCTTCCCCTGGATCCCCCTTCTCAGCAGGGCTGCCGAAGCCTGACCTGGGTAGAACCTGCAGGCTCCCGTTCTTGCCCCCTGCCTGTAGCCCCACCATCTCCATTCAAG GTGGGAGCCTTGAGTGCTGAGGTGCTGGGCCGTCGGCACAGAGCAGCTCTGGCTGGGCGAAGTCTCTCATCTCCCTCCGGCCGGGCAAACCCAGTTCCTGGTAGACCCCGGCACCCCTCTCTAGATGCAATACCAGATGGATCAGGCCCTGAGCAGGGACAACAGCTGGGTCAGGGCCTAGATGATTCAG GAAACctgctctccccagcccccttGGACTGGGATATGTTGATGGAACCACCTTTCTTATTCAAGGCTGTGCCACCCAATGGGGAACCAACCGCTCCAGCAGAGCCTCTGCCCCCGCAGGCTCCACGTTGTCATGTGGTGATCCGGGCCTTGTGTGGGGAACAGCCAATGTGCTGGGAGGTGGGCGCAGGGCTGGAGGAGCTCTGGGGTCCTGGGGATGGCTCACACCCTACATCACTCCCCGGAAGAGAAGCTGCGTGGGATCAGGCACTCCATAGGCTTACTGCAGCCTCTGTGGTCCGCGACAACGAACAGCTGGCTCTCCGTGGAAGAGCTGAAACCACAGCTGAGCAAG GCCGAGTCAGAAGGTCCTGGCTCCGAGCCGTTCAGACAAGCAAGGCCAGCTCTGCCCCATCCCACTTTACCTGCCCTGTTGCTATAGATGCTTCCACTAGGGAAGTCTTGCCTGGAGCCCTGCAGGTGTGGAGTTCAG ATCCAGCTGAGCTCTCAGGCCCGTCTGCCTCCCAAGACCATCTGGCTGCAGCTCCTCTGCCTACAGCAGTCCACTCTAAAG GACATCAGGGAGGCTCTTCTGTAGGTGCCTGGGACCTGGACTTAAATGACAACTCCAAATCAGCACTGGGGGAGCCCAGATCCCCCACTGGAGGTCATCATGGCTTGCCCCGCCAGCCTTCGGCCACTTCCAGGCTCAGCCTAGGTCGTCATCGCAGACTCTGCAGCTCCAATAAGGGCCAGACTAGTGACAGCAACAGTGATGGCAGCAACCATGACTACCTGCCTTTG GTGAGACTGCAAGAGGCCCCAGGCTCCTTCCGCCTGGATGAACCCTTCTGTGCTGCTGTCTGCATTCCTCAGGAGCGCCTGTGCCGGGCCTCGCCCTTTGCTGCGCACCGTGCCAGTCTCAGCCCCACCTCAGCCTCATCTCCTTGGGCACTTCTGGGCCCTGGTATTGGCCAGGGTGACAGCGCCACAGCCTCCTGCAGCCAGTCCCCCAGCTCAGGCTCTGAGGGTCCAGGCCAAGTAGACAGTGGACGCGGCTCAGATACTGAGGTCTCAGAAGGAATGGAAAGGCAGGGCAGCTCTGATCTGCGGGGGCGCACCTGGGCCACAGCAGTGGCCCTGGCATGGCTGGAGCACCGCTGCGCAGCTGCCTTTGGCGAGTGGGAACTGACAGCTTCCAAAGCCGACTGCTGGCTGAGGGCCCAACACCTGCCTGATGGCCTTGATCTGACTGCCCTCAAAGCTGCCGCCCGGGGGCTCTTCTTGTTACTGCGACACTGGGACCAGAATCTGCAGCTACACTTGCTGTGTTACAGCCCTTCGAATGTGTAA
- the Vwa5b2 gene encoding von Willebrand factor A domain-containing protein 5B2 isoform X11: protein MLVTGPCLLAGLESPSHALRADALPHASSAATICVTLAEGHPCDRALEILLHPSEPHQPHLMLEAGSLSSAEYEARVRARHDFQRLQRRDSDGERQVWFLQRRFHKDILLNPVLVLRFCPDLSSKPGHLSAATRELLFLLDGSSAVHKDAIVLAVKSLPAQTLVNLATFGTSVQPLFPESRPCSDDTVQLICESIETLQAVGGPPDVLAVLDWALGQPQHRAHPRQLFLITAASPMAATTHQALELMRWHRGAARCFSFALAPACHQLLHGLSVLSRGQAYFLRPGERLQPKLVQALRKALEPALSDISVDWFVPDAVEALLTPREIPTLYPGDQLLGYCSLFRVDGFRSRAPGGQEPGWQSLGGSVFPSPEEAFSVTSPGTEPTHTAEPPGTGTVSAELSLSSPWAAGDSEQTGVEALTDPVTDPGPNPSSDTAIWRRIFQSSYIREQYVLTHCSASPEPGPGSTCSSESPGSQGPGSPNGSLPLDPPSQQGCRSLTWVEPAGSRSCPLPVAPPSPFKVGALSAEVLGRRHRAALAGRSLSSPSGRANPVPGRPRHPSLDAIPDGSGPEQGQQLGQGLDDSGNLLSPAPLDWDMLMEPPFLFKAVPPNGEPTAPAEPLPPQAPRCHVVIRALCGEQPMCWEVGAGLEELWGPGDGSHPTSLPGREAAWDQALHRLTAASVVRDNEQLALRGRAETTAEQGRVRRSWLRAVQTSKASSAPSHFTCPVAIDASTREVLPGALQVWSSDPAELSGPSASQDHLAAAPLPTAVHSKGHQGGSSVGAWDLDLNDNSKSALGEPRSPTGGHHGLPRQPSATSRLSLGRHRRLCSSNKGQTSDSNSDGSNHDYLPLVRLQEAPGSFRLDEPFCAAVCIPQERLCRASPFAAHRASLSPTSASSPWALLGPGIGQGDSATASCSQSPSSGSEGPGQVDSGRGSDTEVSEGMERQGSSDLRGRTWATAVALAWLEHRCAAAFGEWELTASKADCWLRAQHLPDGLDLTALKAAARGLFLLLRHWDQNLQLHLLCYSPSNV, encoded by the exons ATGCTGGTGACTGGGCCATGTCTACTGGCAG GACTAGAGAGTCCCTCTCACGCCCTGCGTGCAGATGCCCTCCCTCATGCCAGCTCTGCAGCCACCATCTGTGTCACACTGGCAGAGGGCCATCCGTGTGATCGGGCCTTGGAGATCCTCTTGCACCCCAGTG AGCCCCATCAGCCACACTTGATGCTGGAGGCTGGCAGCTTGAGCTCAGCAGAATACGAGGCCCGAGTGAGGGCCCGCCATGACTTCCAGCGGCTGCAGCGAAGAGACAGTGATGGGGAACGGCAG GTGTGGTTCCTGCAGCGCCGTTTCCATAAGGACATCTTGCTGAACCCCGTGCTGGTGCTGCGCTTCTGCCCAGACCTGAGCTCCAAGCCTGGACACTTGAGTGCAGCTACGCGGGAGCTCCTCTTCCTGTTAGATGGCAGCAGCGCAGTACACAAG GATGCCATCGTTTTGGCTGTAAAATCCCTCCCAGCTCAGACACTTGTCAACCTAGCCACATTTGGGACATCGGTACAGCCCCTCTTCCCAGAGAGCCGGCCTTGCAGTGAT GACACCGTGCAGCTCATCTGTGAGAGCATCGAGACTCTTCAGGCCGTCGGCGGTCCCCCTGATGTGCTGGCTGTGTTGGATTGGGCCTTAGGGCAACCCCAGCACAGGGCCCATCCTCGACAGCTCTTCCTGATCACTGCCGCCTCACCAATGGCTGCCACGACACACCAAGCCCTGGAGTTGATGAGGTGGCACAGAGGTGCAGCCAG GTGCTTCTCctttgccttggcacctgcctgCCACCAGCTGCTCCACGGCTTGTCTGTCCTCAGCAGGGGGCAGGCCTACTTCCTGAGGCCTGGGGAGAGACTGCAGCCTAAG CTGGTGCAGGCTCTGCGGAAGGCGCTGGAACCTGCTTTGAGTGACATCTCCGTGGACTGGTTTGTACCTGATGCTGTGGAGGCACTGCTGACCCCCCGGGAGATCCCAACACTGTACCCTGGGGACCAGCTGCTCGGCTACTGCTCACTTTTCAGGGTGGATGGCTTCCGGTCCCGTGCTCCAGGG GGCCAAGAGCCTGGTTGGCAGAGCTTGGGCGGTTCAGTGTTCCCATCTCCAGAGGAGGCATTCTCTGTCACCAGCCCTGGCACCGAGCCTACACACACCGCAGAGCCACCGGGAACAGGCACGGTGTCAGCAGAGCTGTCGCTGTCGAGCCCATGGGCTGCAGGAGACTCGGAGCAGA CAGGCGTGGAAGCTCTGACAGACCCTGTCACGGACCCTGGACCCAACCCCTCATCTGACACAGCTATATGGCGTCGCATCTTCCAGTCCTCATACATCCGGGAGCAGTATGTGCTTACCCACTGCTCTGCCAGCCCTGAGCCAGGCCCGGGCTCCACCTGCAGCAGCGAGTCCCCAGGCTCCCAGGGACCCGGCTCTCCCAATGGTAGCCTTCCCCTGGATCCCCCTTCTCAGCAGGGCTGCCGAAGCCTGACCTGGGTAGAACCTGCAGGCTCCCGTTCTTGCCCCCTGCCTGTAGCCCCACCATCTCCATTCAAG GTGGGAGCCTTGAGTGCTGAGGTGCTGGGCCGTCGGCACAGAGCAGCTCTGGCTGGGCGAAGTCTCTCATCTCCCTCCGGCCGGGCAAACCCAGTTCCTGGTAGACCCCGGCACCCCTCTCTAGATGCAATACCAGATGGATCAGGCCCTGAGCAGGGACAACAGCTGGGTCAGGGCCTAGATGATTCAG GAAACctgctctccccagcccccttGGACTGGGATATGTTGATGGAACCACCTTTCTTATTCAAGGCTGTGCCACCCAATGGGGAACCAACCGCTCCAGCAGAGCCTCTGCCCCCGCAGGCTCCACGTTGTCATGTGGTGATCCGGGCCTTGTGTGGGGAACAGCCAATGTGCTGGGAGGTGGGCGCAGGGCTGGAGGAGCTCTGGGGTCCTGGGGATGGCTCACACCCTACATCACTCCCCGGAAGAGAAGCTGCGTGGGATCAGGCACTCCATAGGCTTACTGCAGCCTCTGTGGTCCGCGACAACGAACAGCTGGCTCTCCGTGGAAGAGCTGAAACCACAGCTGAGCAAG GCCGAGTCAGAAGGTCCTGGCTCCGAGCCGTTCAGACAAGCAAGGCCAGCTCTGCCCCATCCCACTTTACCTGCCCTGTTGCTATAGATGCTTCCACTAGGGAAGTCTTGCCTGGAGCCCTGCAGGTGTGGAGTTCAG ATCCAGCTGAGCTCTCAGGCCCGTCTGCCTCCCAAGACCATCTGGCTGCAGCTCCTCTGCCTACAGCAGTCCACTCTAAAG GACATCAGGGAGGCTCTTCTGTAGGTGCCTGGGACCTGGACTTAAATGACAACTCCAAATCAGCACTGGGGGAGCCCAGATCCCCCACTGGAGGTCATCATGGCTTGCCCCGCCAGCCTTCGGCCACTTCCAGGCTCAGCCTAGGTCGTCATCGCAGACTCTGCAGCTCCAATAAGGGCCAGACTAGTGACAGCAACAGTGATGGCAGCAACCATGACTACCTGCCTTTG GTGAGACTGCAAGAGGCCCCAGGCTCCTTCCGCCTGGATGAACCCTTCTGTGCTGCTGTCTGCATTCCTCAGGAGCGCCTGTGCCGGGCCTCGCCCTTTGCTGCGCACCGTGCCAGTCTCAGCCCCACCTCAGCCTCATCTCCTTGGGCACTTCTGGGCCCTGGTATTGGCCAGGGTGACAGCGCCACAGCCTCCTGCAGCCAGTCCCCCAGCTCAGGCTCTGAGGGTCCAGGCCAAGTAGACAGTGGACGCGGCTCAGATACTGAGGTCTCAGAAGGAATGGAAAGGCAGGGCAGCTCTGATCTGCGGGGGCGCACCTGGGCCACAGCAGTGGCCCTGGCATGGCTGGAGCACCGCTGCGCAGCTGCCTTTGGCGAGTGGGAACTGACAGCTTCCAAAGCCGACTGCTGGCTGAGGGCCCAACACCTGCCTGATGGCCTTGATCTGACTGCCCTCAAAGCTGCCGCCCGGGGGCTCTTCTTGTTACTGCGACACTGGGACCAGAATCTGCAGCTACACTTGCTGTGTTACAGCCCTTCGAATGTGTAA